In Halorussus limi, a genomic segment contains:
- a CDS encoding alpha-hydroxy-acid oxidizing protein has protein sequence MDDPSEAYGPNRQREVYASGMLADQRPEMPVSPDELEEAAMEALSEEARAYVAGSAGGEDTADRNREAFRRWRILPRMLQDVAERDLSVEMCGQEFPVPVLLAPVGVQSIIHEGGELASARAAQSLGVPFVSSSAASATMEDVADELGDATGWFQLYPSADPDVTESFVNRAENAGYEAIVITLDTPTMGWRERDVANAYLPFLDGEGVANYLSDPAFRDSLDAPPEEDEQAALWRFVEQFGDLSMDWETVERVRGATDLPVLLKGTLHPEDAREAVRRDVDGVVVSNHGGRQVDGAISAVEALPDVVRAVGDARSAKDAVDEGHDEFAVLFDSGIRRGADAVKALALGADAVLLGRPYVYGLAIDGENGVREVVRNFLADLDLTLALSGYDSVAELDESVLVERD, from the coding sequence ATGGACGACCCGTCGGAAGCCTACGGCCCGAATCGCCAGCGAGAGGTGTACGCCAGCGGGATGCTCGCCGACCAGCGTCCCGAGATGCCCGTCTCGCCCGACGAACTCGAAGAAGCCGCGATGGAAGCCCTCTCGGAGGAGGCCCGCGCGTACGTCGCCGGGAGTGCGGGCGGCGAGGACACCGCCGACCGGAACCGCGAGGCGTTCCGGCGGTGGCGCATTCTCCCTCGGATGTTGCAGGACGTGGCCGAGCGCGACCTCTCGGTTGAGATGTGCGGACAGGAGTTCCCGGTTCCGGTCCTGCTCGCGCCCGTCGGCGTCCAGTCCATCATCCACGAGGGCGGCGAACTCGCCAGCGCGCGGGCCGCCCAATCGCTCGGCGTGCCCTTCGTCTCCAGTTCTGCGGCCTCGGCCACGATGGAGGACGTCGCGGACGAACTCGGCGACGCGACCGGGTGGTTCCAACTCTACCCCAGCGCGGACCCCGACGTGACCGAGAGCTTCGTGAATCGCGCCGAAAATGCGGGCTACGAGGCCATCGTGATAACGCTCGACACGCCGACGATGGGGTGGCGCGAGCGCGACGTTGCCAACGCCTACCTGCCGTTCCTCGACGGCGAGGGCGTGGCGAACTACCTCTCGGACCCCGCGTTCCGCGACTCGCTCGACGCCCCGCCCGAGGAGGACGAACAGGCCGCACTCTGGCGGTTCGTCGAGCAGTTCGGCGACCTCTCGATGGACTGGGAGACGGTAGAGCGCGTCCGAGGGGCGACCGACCTTCCCGTACTCCTGAAGGGGACATTACATCCCGAGGACGCCCGCGAGGCGGTCCGGCGCGACGTGGACGGCGTCGTCGTCTCGAACCACGGCGGCCGACAGGTCGACGGCGCGATTTCGGCCGTCGAGGCGCTCCCCGACGTCGTGCGGGCGGTCGGGGACGCTCGGTCGGCAAAAGACGCCGTGGACGAAGGTCACGACGAGTTCGCCGTCCTGTTCGACAGCGGGATTCGCCGCGGCGCGGACGCCGTCAAGGCGCTGGCGCTCGGTGCGGACGCGGTCCTGCTCGGCCGACCCTACGTCTACGGACTGGCCATCGACGGCGAGAACGGCGTTCGAGAGGTCGTCCGGAACTTCCTCGCGGACTTGGACCTGACGCTGGCGCTGTCCGGGTACGACTCGGTGGCGGAACTCGACGAGTCGGTGCTGGTCGAGCGGGACTGA
- a CDS encoding putative sulfate/molybdate transporter codes for MKFSTADLRDRAPTFAPGDATGAVGDSVTVLPVVVAVSALTELRLPVLLLWFGAFQVVWGLRYGAPVSVEPMKALAALVIAGSLTVPELAVAGTLSGVVLLALGSVGALGALADRIDPAAIRGVQLAVALVLARTGLELGSGAPKTALAAAATGGVVVAFGHRRAAALAVLAVGVGLAATETGAPRVAVPNLGVGLPRGGVGVAAEDFAVTADALAATGAQLAMTVGNAAVATSLLLSDLFDAEVSPDELATSMGAMNLLAVPLGALPMCHGSGGVAGKHAFGARTASANLILGGLYAGAALGAAELVAAFPMAALGVVLALVAVELAKASLDTDSLALTASVGVLGAATNVGLAFVAGVAASTVLARTRDSNEE; via the coding sequence ATGAAGTTCTCGACCGCCGACCTCCGGGACCGAGCGCCGACGTTCGCGCCGGGCGACGCGACCGGTGCGGTCGGCGACTCGGTGACGGTCCTGCCGGTCGTGGTCGCGGTGTCGGCGCTGACGGAACTTCGGCTTCCGGTCCTCCTGCTGTGGTTCGGCGCGTTTCAGGTCGTCTGGGGGCTTCGCTACGGCGCGCCCGTCTCGGTCGAACCGATGAAGGCGCTCGCGGCGCTGGTCATCGCGGGGTCGCTGACGGTGCCGGAACTCGCGGTCGCGGGGACGCTCTCGGGCGTCGTCCTGCTGGCGCTCGGGTCGGTCGGCGCGCTCGGCGCGCTCGCCGACCGCATCGACCCCGCCGCGATTCGGGGCGTCCAGTTGGCGGTGGCGCTCGTCCTCGCGCGGACCGGTCTCGAACTCGGGTCGGGCGCGCCGAAGACGGCGCTGGCGGCGGCGGCCACGGGCGGCGTAGTGGTCGCGTTCGGCCACCGGCGCGCGGCCGCGCTGGCGGTTCTAGCCGTGGGCGTCGGCCTCGCGGCGACCGAGACCGGCGCGCCGAGAGTCGCGGTACCGAATCTCGGAGTCGGACTCCCGCGGGGCGGCGTCGGGGTCGCCGCCGAGGACTTCGCCGTCACCGCCGACGCGCTCGCGGCGACGGGCGCGCAACTGGCGATGACGGTGGGCAACGCCGCGGTGGCGACTTCGCTCCTGCTCTCGGACCTGTTCGACGCGGAGGTCTCGCCCGACGAACTCGCCACCAGCATGGGCGCGATGAACCTGCTGGCGGTTCCGCTCGGCGCGCTCCCGATGTGTCACGGGAGCGGCGGCGTCGCGGGCAAACACGCTTTCGGCGCGCGGACCGCGAGTGCGAACCTGATTCTGGGCGGCCTCTACGCCGGCGCGGCGCTCGGCGCGGCCGAGTTGGTCGCGGCGTTCCCGATGGCCGCGCTCGGAGTCGTCCTCGCGCTGGTCGCCGTCGAGTTGGCGAAGGCGAGTCTCGACACCGACTCGCTCGCGCTGACCGCGAGCGTCGGCGTCCTCGGCGCGGCGACGAACGTCGGACTCGCGTTCGTCGCGGGAGTCGCGGCGTCGACGGTGCTGGCGCGGACGCGCGATTCGAATGAGGAATAG
- a CDS encoding TIGR04024 family LLM class F420-dependent oxidoreductase, with protein sequence MTERNIHLPVAARPSIDDIVSLAQQAEDRGYRRAWLPETWGREAATVLSAIAERTDEIGIGPSILNVYSRSPALVGQTAATLQELSDGRMRLGIGPSGPAVIEGWHGQSFERPLRRTREYVEIVRQVLSGETVNYAGEEFTVGGFRLRSDPPDETVPIDAAGMGPKSVELAGRFADGWHALMLTPDGIRDRLEDLRRGAELGDRDPDDVRVTLSTTCAVSPDGERARTLARQHLAFYVGAMGTFYREALSRQGYEETAEAVASAWGNGDQEGAIAAIGDDLLDDLGAVGTPEEARAQLRKFEGIDGVDRVAVSFPRGAEQDELEATIDALAPEE encoded by the coding sequence ATGACAGAGCGCAACATCCACCTGCCGGTCGCCGCCCGACCGAGCATCGACGACATCGTCTCGCTCGCACAGCAGGCCGAGGACCGCGGCTACCGCCGGGCGTGGCTCCCCGAGACGTGGGGCCGGGAGGCCGCGACGGTCCTCTCGGCCATCGCCGAGCGCACCGACGAAATCGGCATCGGGCCGTCCATCCTCAACGTCTACTCGCGGTCCCCGGCGCTGGTGGGCCAGACCGCGGCCACCCTGCAGGAACTCTCCGACGGTCGGATGCGCCTCGGCATCGGCCCGTCCGGTCCTGCGGTCATCGAGGGCTGGCACGGCCAGAGCTTCGAGCGACCGCTCCGGCGGACCCGCGAGTACGTCGAAATCGTCCGGCAGGTCCTCTCGGGCGAGACGGTCAACTACGCGGGCGAGGAGTTCACCGTCGGCGGGTTCCGCCTGCGGAGCGACCCGCCGGACGAGACCGTACCCATCGACGCGGCCGGGATGGGACCGAAGTCGGTCGAACTCGCCGGGCGCTTCGCCGACGGCTGGCACGCCCTGATGCTCACGCCCGACGGGATTCGGGACCGACTCGAAGACCTCCGGCGCGGCGCGGAGTTGGGCGACCGCGACCCCGACGACGTGCGGGTCACGCTCTCGACGACCTGCGCGGTCTCGCCGGACGGCGAGCGCGCCCGGACCCTCGCGCGCCAGCACCTCGCGTTCTACGTCGGCGCGATGGGGACCTTCTACCGGGAGGCGCTCTCGCGGCAGGGCTACGAGGAGACCGCCGAGGCGGTCGCGTCCGCGTGGGGCAACGGCGACCAAGAGGGCGCAATCGCGGCAATCGGCGACGACCTGCTCGACGACCTCGGCGCGGTCGGGACGCCCGAGGAGGCCCGCGCGCAACTCCGGAAGTTCGAGGGCATCGACGGCGTGGACCGCGTGGCGGTCTCGTTCCCCCGCGGCGCGGAGCAAGACGAGTTGGAGGCGACCATCGACGCGCTCGCCCCCGAGGAGTAG
- a CDS encoding VOC family protein yields the protein MTDSADSVDSDSADSNSADPSGAETPEIRVDHVGIAVRSVADAEPLLELLGAEKLVHEEDPTGAFRWAYYLLGDASRVELVEPIEGEDSFLTDFLAENGAGMHHVTLEVADMDAAIAALEAEGVRVVDRTDYDEWAEAFVSPRNPTGVLWQLMEYRDPFAEGRPDPDRLYIGGKRLTE from the coding sequence GTGACAGACTCCGCCGATTCCGTCGATTCCGATTCCGCTGATTCCAACTCCGCCGACCCCTCCGGAGCCGAGACGCCCGAAATCCGCGTGGACCACGTCGGCATCGCGGTCCGCTCGGTCGCCGACGCCGAACCTCTGCTGGAACTGCTCGGAGCCGAAAAGCTCGTCCACGAGGAGGACCCGACCGGCGCGTTCCGGTGGGCGTACTACCTGCTCGGCGACGCCTCCCGCGTCGAGTTGGTCGAACCAATCGAGGGCGAAGATTCCTTTCTCACCGACTTCCTCGCCGAGAACGGGGCGGGGATGCACCACGTCACGCTCGAAGTCGCCGACATGGACGCCGCAATCGCGGCGCTCGAAGCCGAAGGGGTTCGGGTCGTGGACCGCACCGACTACGACGAGTGGGCCGAGGCGTTCGTCTCGCCGCGGAACCCGACCGGCGTCCTCTGGCAACTGATGGAGTACCGCGACCCCTTCGCCGAGGGTCGGCCCGACCCCGACCGACTCTACATCGGCGGGAAGCGATTGACGGAGTAG